In the genome of Longimicrobiales bacterium, one region contains:
- a CDS encoding amino acid permease, which produces MAEFHPPALVRAVTRRQLVGLSINDVIGSGVYLLPAAAAALLGMSSILGVLLAGFAVALLVLCFAEASSYFDQPGGAYLYTREAFGPFVGFEVGWMTWLARVASVASLSNGFALAVAFVWAPAASGSPRVAIIAALIGVLTWINIVGVRQGAGTAVALVIAKIVPLVIFISVGIFFVDWSRIAEVNLPPVGSLGEASLLLLFAYAGFENTPAAAGEYRNPQRDVPFAMLTMILVVTLVYTGVQLVALGTLPGVAGSASPVAEAASTFLGPGGALMMTVAAMVSIGGNVGNTVLVGPRYLYALARDGYGPRFLAHVHPRFNTPAAAIVTLSAVAFVLALSGTFVQLAMLSIIARLTTYIGTAAAVPILRRRMGERPNAIRLPGGATIPLLALLLSVVFLSSARLHNLIAGVIALALGAGIYMLRRGPEPVARPPTDAPASLPGP; this is translated from the coding sequence ATGGCGGAGTTCCACCCACCGGCGCTGGTACGCGCCGTCACGCGGCGTCAGCTCGTGGGGCTGTCGATCAACGACGTGATCGGCAGCGGCGTGTACCTCCTGCCTGCCGCGGCCGCCGCACTGCTGGGCATGAGCAGCATCCTGGGTGTTCTGCTCGCCGGGTTCGCCGTTGCGTTGCTCGTGCTGTGCTTCGCCGAGGCATCCAGCTACTTCGACCAGCCGGGCGGCGCATACCTGTACACGCGCGAAGCGTTCGGCCCCTTCGTCGGATTCGAGGTCGGCTGGATGACGTGGCTCGCGCGCGTCGCGTCCGTTGCGTCCCTTTCGAACGGGTTCGCGCTCGCCGTCGCATTCGTGTGGGCACCGGCCGCGTCGGGATCGCCGAGAGTCGCGATCATCGCGGCGCTCATCGGCGTGCTTACCTGGATCAACATCGTGGGGGTGCGACAGGGCGCCGGCACTGCCGTCGCGCTGGTGATCGCCAAGATCGTTCCGCTCGTCATCTTCATCTCCGTCGGCATCTTCTTCGTCGACTGGTCACGCATCGCGGAGGTGAACCTGCCGCCGGTGGGCTCACTCGGAGAGGCCTCGCTGCTGCTGCTGTTCGCATACGCAGGCTTCGAGAACACGCCGGCCGCGGCGGGCGAGTACAGGAACCCGCAGCGTGATGTGCCGTTCGCGATGCTCACGATGATCCTGGTGGTCACCCTCGTCTACACGGGCGTGCAGCTCGTCGCGCTCGGCACACTTCCGGGCGTTGCCGGATCCGCTTCTCCGGTGGCCGAAGCGGCGAGCACCTTCCTCGGGCCGGGTGGCGCACTGATGATGACCGTCGCCGCGATGGTCTCGATCGGCGGCAATGTCGGCAACACGGTCCTCGTGGGACCACGATATCTGTATGCTCTCGCGAGGGACGGCTACGGACCTCGCTTCCTGGCGCACGTGCACCCGCGCTTCAACACGCCCGCTGCCGCGATCGTCACGCTCTCGGCGGTTGCGTTCGTGCTCGCGCTCAGCGGCACGTTCGTGCAGCTCGCAATGCTCTCTATCATTGCTCGACTCACCACCTACATCGGCACGGCCGCGGCAGTGCCGATCCTGCGACGTCGCATGGGCGAGCGACCCAATGCGATACGGCTGCCCGGTGGCGCGACGATCCCGCTCCTGGCGCTGCTGCTTTCCGTGGTCTTCCTCTCGAGCGCGCGGCTCCACAACCTGATCGCCGGCGTCATCGCGCTGGCCCTGGGTGCGGGGATCTACATGCTGCGCCGCGGGCCGGAGCCGGTCGCCCGGCCGCCTACCGACGCGCCCGCCTCGCTGCCGGGACCCTGA
- a CDS encoding ATP-binding protein: MADHRTSRGMAHDAGSGNHPEQATYGELSPPATSVPSPQRESEPRFLADASQQLAASLDYEDTLVAVAGMALPYLGSWCIVDVVEQDGSMRRLGISHPDPRKAEHARRLKDGWPPDRDDPIGLPRVIRSRATELVATVTDAMLVDVANSEVNLQDLRALGIGSVVIVPLIARGRVLGAITFVSADVGHQYTDRDVELAEDLAARCAIALDNARLFRDLEAVRKDAARLNEALVLSSIRQQELADEARDANAAKSRFLATMSHEIRTPLNAIVGYTDLLETGIAGPLTARQVEYLARLKAGSRHLIGLIDDILDLAKVESGRMVLDRAPFAADDSISAAIALVEPQAGSAEVAITSECARETSKYVGDEERVRQILVILLSNAVKFTARGGSITVTCGATRAPDAEAALQGNGPWTFIRVTDTGIGIPATEAETIFQPFVQVDSGSTRRRGGTGLGLAIGRDLARRMGGDLTLRSAPGEGSCFTLWLPGLEMIVPRN; this comes from the coding sequence ACATACGGTGAGTTGTCTCCGCCTGCCACATCCGTACCATCACCACAGAGGGAATCGGAGCCGCGTTTTCTCGCAGACGCCAGCCAGCAACTGGCCGCGTCGCTCGACTACGAGGACACACTCGTGGCGGTCGCGGGAATGGCGCTCCCGTACCTGGGGTCCTGGTGCATCGTGGATGTCGTCGAGCAGGACGGGTCCATGCGTCGCCTCGGCATCAGTCACCCGGACCCTCGAAAAGCCGAGCATGCGCGCCGGCTGAAGGACGGCTGGCCGCCAGATCGTGACGATCCGATCGGATTGCCCCGGGTGATCCGGTCGCGCGCGACGGAACTGGTCGCGACGGTAACCGACGCGATGCTCGTAGACGTCGCGAACAGCGAAGTGAATCTGCAGGACCTGCGTGCGCTCGGCATTGGCTCGGTCGTGATCGTCCCGCTCATCGCGCGCGGACGCGTGCTCGGTGCCATCACGTTCGTCAGTGCAGACGTGGGACATCAGTACACCGACAGAGACGTCGAGCTGGCTGAAGACCTCGCTGCGAGGTGCGCGATCGCTCTCGACAACGCCCGCCTGTTCCGCGATCTCGAGGCGGTCCGGAAGGATGCGGCCCGGCTGAACGAGGCTCTGGTCCTCTCGAGCATACGCCAGCAGGAGCTGGCGGACGAAGCGCGCGACGCGAATGCCGCGAAGTCACGCTTCCTGGCCACGATGAGCCACGAGATCCGCACCCCGCTCAACGCCATCGTGGGATACACCGACCTCCTGGAGACCGGCATTGCAGGCCCGCTGACCGCCAGGCAGGTGGAGTATCTCGCGCGGTTGAAGGCCGGCAGCCGCCACCTGATCGGACTGATCGACGACATTCTCGATCTCGCAAAGGTGGAGTCCGGACGGATGGTCCTCGATCGTGCTCCCTTCGCTGCCGATGACTCCATCTCGGCCGCGATCGCTCTCGTCGAGCCACAAGCGGGATCGGCCGAGGTGGCCATCACGAGCGAGTGCGCTCGCGAGACCAGCAAGTACGTGGGCGATGAGGAACGAGTCCGCCAGATCCTCGTGATTCTCCTGAGCAATGCCGTGAAGTTCACCGCGCGCGGCGGGAGCATTACCGTGACCTGTGGAGCGACGCGGGCGCCGGATGCGGAAGCAGCGCTTCAGGGCAACGGGCCGTGGACCTTCATCCGCGTGACGGACACGGGCATCGGCATCCCGGCAACCGAGGCGGAGACCATCTTTCAGCCGTTCGTTCAGGTCGACTCGGGAAGTACCCGAAGGCGCGGTGGTACGGGTCTCGGGCTTGCCATCGGTCGCGATCTCGCACGCCGAATGGGAGGGGACCTGACACTGCGAAGTGCCCCGGGAGAGGGTTCCTGTTTCACTCTCTGGTTACCGGGTCTGGAGATGATCGTGCCACGGAACTGA